A part of Prionailurus viverrinus isolate Anna chromosome E1, UM_Priviv_1.0, whole genome shotgun sequence genomic DNA contains:
- the FAM20A gene encoding pseudokinase FAM20A isoform X2: MYQEQLNLTSLDAPLQLQLDASWIQFHLGISRHGLYPRSSPVVRQLLQDMRRSPTISADYSQDEKALLGACDCTQIVKPSGVHLKLVLRFSDFGKAMFKPMRQQRHEETPADFFYFIDFQRHNAEIAAFHLDRILDFRRVPPTVGRLVNVTKEILEVTKNEILQSVFFVSPASNVCFFAKCPYMCKTEYAVCGNPHLLEGSLSAFLPSLNLAPRLSVPNPWIRSYSLAGKEEWEVNPLYCDTVKQIYPYNSSRRLLNIIDMAIFDFLIGNMDRHHYEMFTKFGDDGFLIHLDNARGFGRHSQDELSILSPLSQCCRIKKKTLSHLQLLAQGDYRLSDVMRESLLEDELSPVLTEPHLLALDRRLQIILQTVKGCVEAHGEQSVIASDPAGESAPDSGRANPTS, translated from the exons ATGTACCAAGAACAGCTCAACCTTACCTCCCTGGACGCGCCACTACAGCTCCAACTTGACGCCAGCTGGATCCAGTTCCACCTGGGGATCAGCCGCCACGGGCTGTACCCCCGGTCCAGCCCTGTCGTCCGCCAACTGCTCCAGGACATGAGACGCTCTCCCACCATCAGCGCTG ATTACAGTCAGGACGAGAAAGCCCTGCTTGGGGCTTGTGACTGCACCCAGA TTGTGAAACCCAGTGGGGTCCACCTCAAGCTGGTTCTGAGGTTCTCAGACTTCGGGAAGGCCATGTTCAAACCCATGAG acAGCAGCGACATGAAGAGACACCCGCCGACTTCTTCTATTTCATCGACTTCCAGAGACACAACGCTGAGATTGCAGCTTTCCACCTGGACAG GATTCTGGACTTCCGGCGAGTGCCACCCACAGTGGGGAGGCTAGTCAATGTCACCAAGGAAATCCTAGAGGTCACCAAGAATGAAATCCTGCAGAGTGTTTTCTTCGTCTCTCCAG CCAGCAACGTGTGCTTCTTTGCCAAGTGCCCATACATGTGCAAGACTGAATACGCCGTCTGCGGTAACCCGCACCTGCTGGAGGGCTCCCTCTCCGCCTTCCTGCCGTCCCTCAACCTGGCCCCCAGGCTGTCTGTGCCCAACCCCTGGATCCGCTCCTACTCGCTGGCAGGAAAAGAGGA GTGGGAGGTCAATCCGTTGTACTGCGACACGGTGAAACAGATCTACCCATACAACAGCAGCCGCCGTCTCCTCAACATCATCGACATGGCCATCTTCGACTTCTTGATAG GGAACATGGACCGTCACCATTACGAGATGTTCACCAAATTTGGGGATGACGGGTTCCTTATTCACCTTGACAACGCCAGAGG GTTTGGACGACACTCCCAGGACGAACTCTCCATCCTGTCACCGCTGTCCCAGTGTTGCAG gataaaaaagaaaacgcTTTCGCACCTGCAGCTGCTGGCCCAAGGCGACTACAGACTCAGTGACGTGATGCGGGAGTCTTTGCTAGAAGACGAGCTCAGCCCCGTCCTCACGGAGCCCCACCTGCTGGCCCTGGACCGGAGACTCCAAATCATCCTTCAGACAGTGAAGGGGTGTGTGGAGGCCCACGGAGAGCAGAGCGTCATAGCCAGTGACCCCGCAGGAGAGTCGGCCCCGGACTCTGGCCGGGCTAACCCGACAAGCTAG